The Fusobacterium sp. DD2 region TTAAAAAGAAAAAAGCCAAAGAGACCAAAAATCTCTTTAGCTAATTTTAAAACATATGGCTATTAAATTTGCAACAGCCCCAAAATATTATTTATTATCTCTTTTTCTTCTTCTTGGTCCTCTATCAGCAACTTTACTTTTTCTATCTCTGTCTTTAGATTTTTCTTTTGCTTTTTCAATAAGAGGTTTTTTACCATTTTTTTCTTCCTGGAATGCAGATAATATAGTTTCAGCTTCTAAGAAAGGAACTGATACAAATGAGAAACTTTCAAATACTTCTACATTTCTTATTTTTCTGCTATCTACTTTAGATTTATTAATAATATAATCAACTAGTTTTTTTGCAGTCATATTATCTTTTTTACCTAATGCTATGAAAAGTCTTACTTTTCCAGATTTTTCAAGTTTTACTTCTCCAATTTCATTGTAGTTGTTTTCATCTAAAATATCATCATATGAATGTTTTAGTAGTGCAGCTACAAGGTCAACTGAATTTTCTCCACTTAATAATTCTTTTGCAAAGTCTTTAAAATTATCATAGTCACCTTGAGCAAGAATATCATTTAATTCATCAATTAATCTGAATTTTTTAGCTTGTATAACATCTTTTACTTCTGGTACATGAGCTTTTCTTATTTCAGTTTTAACTGCTTTTTGTATTTGAAGTAATCTTCTATACTCTTTTGGTGTTATAAATGTAATAGCAGTTCCCTCTTTTCCTGCTCTTCCAGTTCTTCCTATTCTATGTACATAACTTTCAGCTTCCTGTGGAATTGAGTAGTTAATAACATGAGAAAGATCATTTACATCTATTCCTCTTGCAGCAACGTCAGTTGCAACAAGTATATTTATTTTTTTAGCTTTAAATCTTTTTAAAGTAACTTCTCTATAGTTTTGGCTGATATCTCCATGAAGACCTTCAGCATCATATCCTCTGTCATTTAATCTACCAACTAAGTCGTTAGCGTCATTTTTAGTTCTACAGAATACGATTCCATAAAAATCTTTAGTAAGATCTATAATTCTGCATAGAGCTTCAAACTTATCTCTTTCATTTACTTCAAAATATATTTGATCAGTAAGGTCAGTAGTAAGTTCTCTGGCTTTTACAGCAAGTATTTCATAATCTTTCATATGACGTTTAGCTATTTTTATAATTTCAGCTGGCATAGTAGCTGAGAAAAATAACATTCTTTTATCTTCATTTGTAGCTTCAAGAATTTTTTCAATATCTTCTACAAATCCCATATTAAGCATTTCATCTGCTTCGTCTAATATGAAATATTTTAAATTTTTAAGTTTGATAAGTTTTCTATCCATCAAATCCATAACTCTTCCAGGAGTTCCAACAACAATGTCAGTTCCTTTTTTAAGTTGTCTGATTTGAAATTCAATTGATTGTCCACCATATACTGGAGTTATTCTAATTTTTTTACCTGAAGCTAAACTATTCATCTCTTCAGCAACTTGTAATGCTAACTCTCTTGTTGGAGCAAGTACAATTGCTTGAATAGTTCCATCAGATTCAAAATTTTCTAATATAGGTAATGAGAATGCAGCTGTTTTCCCTGTACCAGTTTGAGCTTGCCCAATGACATCTTTATCTCCAGTTAACAATGCAGGTATTGTTAATGCTTGAATAGGTGTAGGTTCTTCATACCCTTTCTTTGATAAAGCCTTTATTGTTTTTTCTCCTAATCCTAATTTTCTGAATTGTTCTAATTTTTCCATTATTCACGTCCTTATAATTCTAATTTAATTTTCCACTATTATATCCTATAATAAAAGTGTAACTGACGTATTATAGGAATTCTCTGTTAGTTTTATATTAGCATTCAGCGGATAAAAAATTTAAAATAAACCTTTTAAAATTTATAATTCAGAGAATAATCCCATATTCTTTTGTACAGTATGATACATTGTATCACAAAAATCAGATAATTGTAAGAAAAACTTTTCAAAAAATGAACATTTTTATATTTGTGTTTCTAAAATAACCGTTTCTTCTAGATTTCTAATAGTAAATTTATTTTTTTCTAAAACTGCAAATGAGTGTTCAGAATTGTTCTTTGGTAAAGAGATAGATCCTGGATTTAAAAATATCATTTCATCTTTTTTTTCAATCATTGGAATATGAAAATGACCATATATCAAAATATCTCCTTTGCACATTGGTAAAGGATTATCTTTATTGTATATATGGCCATGTGTTAAATATATTCTTTTATTGTCGAGATATATAAGTGAGTAATCACTCATAATTGGATATTTTAAAACCATTTGATCAACCTCAGTATCACAATTCCCACGTACAGCTATAATCTTGTCTCTATAGCTATTTAAAAGTTCTATAACCTCTTTTGGAGCGTAATCTTTTGGTAAAGGTTTCTAGGTCCATGATATATTTCATCTCCTAAAATAACCAGTTTATCATAGTTTCCCTTATCAAAAATAGCAAGAGCCTTTTTAAGATAGTAAAGAGAGCCGTGAATATCAGATATTATAAATAGTTTCATAAATCATCCTCTTTTATTTAATTTTATTTGTATAAATTATTTTCTTTTATTATTTTAAGAACATTTTCAGGTATATATTTTGAAACATCCTCGTTCTTTTTTATTTTTTCTCTAATCATAGTAGAAGAGAGTTCATAAAGAGGTGTATCAAGATATATAAGGTTGTTGTGAGAGATTATATTTTTATAATGTCCACGTCTGAAAACAACCATTTTGCTAAGCTTTAAAATTTCTTTATAATTTTTCCAGCTATCTAAACTATCAGCTGAATCTTCCCCTACTATTTCATAAAATTCATTGTGCCCACCATATATGCTTATAAGTTTTTTTAGAGTATCAATTGTATAAGAAGTCTTAGGACTTTTAATCTCTATATCTGAAACTACAATTTTTTCATCCATTTCAAAAGCCTTCTGACACATTTCAAGTCGCAAATGGCTATCTGCCATTTTAAGATTTTTGTGAGAAGGCTTTCCAACTGGTATAACAATTATTTTATCCAAATCAAGCTTATTAAGAATATATCTTGCTATATTTATATGTGCATTGTGGATAGGATTAAAACTTCCACCAAATATCCCTATTCTCATTTCAACTCCGCAATTGCTTCTATGAGATCCTGATAATTATTGGCACAAATGATATTATTTCTAAGTTTTTCATCTCTAAATGTTCTTACAAGTTCAGAGACAAGGGAAAGATATTCTCTATTTTGTCCTTTTGGTGCACCAACTAAAATTACAAGTTTGACATTTTCTCCATCAGGTGCATTGAAGTTAACACTGTTTTTAAGAAGTCCTACAGCAATAACAACATCTTTTATCTTTTCACTTCTGGCATGAGGAATAGCAATTCCCTGACCAATTCCAGTACTACCAAGTTTTTCTCTTTCTAGAATAGTATTATAAAAATTTTCATCCTCATTTAAAGCATCACTGTTTGTTCTAATTAAATCAACTAAAATCTTAAGAACTTCCTCTTTAGTATGTTTTCCTTCTATATAAGTAATCAGTTTACTCTTAAAATATTGTAACATTGATATCTCTATATCCTCCTATAAAAAAAACTCTAAAATTTGTTTTTCCTCATCAGATAATGGTGCTAATTCTTGATAATTATTAATTTCAAAAGCTAATTTTGCAAGTACTTTTTCTTCATTTGTAAGGTTATATTTTTCTACTATGTATAAGTTAGTCAGTATTCCTAAACCAAGTTTAGAATATAAAAGATCCTTATTATCAGCAAGCTGTTTCTTTAAATCTTTTGCTGAGTACTTTCCATTTCCACATCTTTCATAAGCTGAAGTATTATCTCTAAATTTTGTAATATAAGCCATAAAAAGGAAGAATATATTTCCATCATATTCAATGTTTTCCATTAATTTTTCATATGAAATTAAAAATAGTCCTTTTAAACTATCTGAATTACCAATGGTAACAAAGGTAGCAAGCAAGTTATAGAATGCTTCTCTGTCTCTAAGGAAGAGTTCTTTTCCATATTTTTTTGCAAAGTCTAAATTTCCATTGAAAATAGTTTTTATAAGATTATCTTTAATTTTATCCATATCTACATTTGAAAATCTATCTATTTTATCAAGGATCTGTCTTTCTTTTAAATTAGCAGAATCAAATATTCCTTGAATTAGAGTTTTATGGTCGTCAAAAAAAGCAAATATAGGAAGTGCCATATTTGCACTCTTTCTTTTTAGATTTCCCTCTTTGTCAAGTGTTAAGTATGCTCTCTTATCAAGTATTTCTGCAAATGATGAAAGGGTTTTAACTTTCCCGTAGCTATTTATAAGTTCAATAACTTCTCCCTCATCTTTTTTGTTAATTATTGTAAGAATATCAAGATTCTTCATTATTTTTTGCTCCTCCAATTTCTTTTAAACAGTTATCTTCTAGTATTGTAAACTCTATTTTTAGGACAAAAAAATTATCCATTGGTACATCTTGTGGTAACTTAACCAAATCTTTTTCAGTCATTATTATAAATGAAGCCTGCATATTTTTAGCCCTTTTTTGAATGAGCTCAATATCTTTTTTCTTGAAATTATGGTGATCCATAAAATCAACTCTTTCAATATATGAAGGTTCAAGTGATATGACTGTTTTTTCAAAGTTTAAAGGATTAGCAAGTCCCGAAAAAAGCAGAACTCTTTTACCTTTAATCCAGAAAAGGGGTTTTTGATTTCCCTTTAAATCGCATAAAGAAGTTACTCCATGTTTTGCAGTTGAAACCTCTTTACCCAGCTTTTTCTTGAGATATTTTTTTATACGTTCAACTTCTCTTTCACTGACAAGATCTGATTTAGTAATAATAAATTCAGTAGCTCTCTTGGCAGCTTTTCTAAAGTCCTCACGAAGCATTCCAGCAGGGAGAAGTTGACCCCAACCAAATGGATTAGTAGCATCTATAAGAACAATATTTCTATCTCTATAAAGCTTTCTGTGTTGAAATCCATCATCTAATACAATTGTATCCACGTCAAAATGTTTCTTTGCGAAAAGACACCCTTTATATCTGTTAGAACTTACAATTATAGGAACAGAAAGATTAAGTGCATGGATATATGGTTCATCTCCACTTTCTCTGGCAGTTGCAAATATTTCGTATCCGTCGCTTACAAGGAGAGGTTCACGTTTTCTTTTTCCTCTATAACCTCTGGATATTACAGCAACTTTTCTTCCCATTTTTTGCAGTCTTTTAGTAAAATATTGAACAGCTGGAGTCTTACCTGTCCCACCAACTGTAATATTTCCTATACAGATTACCTCTACACCTGGAACTCTGTGTATAGGGAGTATTTCTTTATCGTAAAGAAAATTCCGAATAGAAGTTATTAGATAATATATATACGATAATATCTTCATTCTTGCTCCTCAAATAATTTGTTCTATTCTTTATTGTACCTTTTATAAAATTAAAAATCAAGAACTAATCTCAATTAAAAAGTTACAGGGACTATCTTTGATATTCCAATCTCTTTATTCATTGTAACACCAAAAATGCTGTCAGACTCCCTCATAGTATCTTTATTGTGAGTGATAAGAATAAATTGAGATTTATCATTAAACTCTTTTAATTTGGCAATAAGCTTTCTTGTATTTTTTTCATCAAGTGCTGCTTCTATTTCATCAAGGAAAGTAAAAGGACTTGGTTTATACATAAATATTGCCATTATAAAGGCTATTGCAACCATTGATTTTTCTCCACCAGAAAGGAGAGAAAGTGATTGTCTTTTTTTATTTTTAAATTTAACAAATATTTCAACACCGCAATCATCAAAATTCTCACTATTTGTAAGATTTAAGCTTCCAACAGAGTTATTAAGTGTTTCCATACACATTAAATTAAAGTTCTTATCAATATTTTTATATGCGTCATAAAATCTATCATGAATTGTTTTATCAATATCAGCAATTAAATCTACTAAGACATTTTTTCCTTTAACAAGGTCTAAATGTTGAGAATTTAGATACTCGTATCTTTCACTTAACTCTTTAAACTCCTCAATTGCCAGTAAGTTAATGTTTTGGAAGTTGTTAAGAGAATTCTCATATTTTTTCAATTCCTGTTTTTTTGCAACAATATCTGTGATTTCTTCAGTATCGTCTTGAATATCTTTTAAAGCTTCAAGTTTTTCTTTTATCTCTTCTAAATCACTGTTGTTTTTTAATATTTTTTCTTCAACTTTTTTCAGATGATCATTTTTATGAAGAATATAGCTATCATATTCCTGTTTTTTCTTAAATAGTGTTCTCTCCTCTTCACCTAAAGCTTCATTAAGTGTTGTTTTTTCAGTGATATCACTATTTTTAGTCTCATATTGCTGTACAATATTTGTTAATTCAGCACTCAGTTCAGTAGAGATTTTCTCCATATTTTCAATATCTTTTGTAAGAGCTTCAAGCTTTTCAGCAAGACTATTCTTTCTTTCTGATAATTCCTTATAATCTTTTTCTTCTTTTTCTATATTTTTATTCAGTTGATTTATATTATCTTTAGAGTTTAAATATAGAATTTTTTTATCAGCAAATTCATTTTTCTTATTTTCAATTTTTTCATTTAATTGTGAGCTTAATTTGATGTCTTTTTCTTCATCAGATTTAAGATTTTGAATCATAAACTCTATTTTTTCTTTTTCAGTATTAGATGAAGTAATTTTTTTCTCAAATTCTTCAGCATATTTAAGCTCATTTTCAAGCTCTAAATCAACAGTTTTTATATTTTTGTTAATTCTATCAATTCTATTAGTATAGTCATTTAAAGTTTCTTCACTAAGCTTTACCTGTTTTTTCAAATCATTTTGGATAGTGTCAATTTTTTCTATCTCTTCTTCGAAATTACGTAATTTTTCATTTAAAGTGTTTCTATGGTTGTTATATTTTTCAATATTAGTAGTGAGAGTTTTATATTGTGTTTTTAAATTTCTTATCTCTTTTTTTCTCTCAAATATCTGTGAAGCAGCTGTATTGCCAGAGTCTCCTCCAGTAATTCTACCTCTTGCACTTAGAAGTTCTCCAGAAAGAGTGACTATGTTTCCAAAGAACATGTTGTTTTTCAATATTTTAAGTCCAGTATCAATTTTATCTACAACTAAAAGGTTGCTTAATAGAAAATCAACAACAATCTGGTATTTTTCCTTAGTTTTAACAAGGTCAGAAGCATACCCAATTACTCCCTCTATATTAATAGTAGGATTTTTTTTAGGAAATACCTTAATTGTATCAAGAGCTAAAAAGGAAGCACGACCTGCTCTTCTTTCCTTTAATATTTTAATTGCATTTTTAGCAACCTGGCTGGTACTTACAACAATATCCTGAATATTACCTGGGATACCTGCACTGATAGCCTGTTCATATTTTTCAGGAATTTCAACTAATGATATAAATACCCCTTCAACTCCTGGAAGATTACTGTTAAGAACCTCTTTAACACCTTTAAAGAATCCTTCATTGTTTTCTTCGAGTCTGAGTAGAGCCTGAAGCTTATTAGCAACTCTTTTTTCATCATATTCTGCATTTCTAAGAGCCTCTCCAAGTTGATTAAGTTGTGTACTGATATCACTTATCCCATTTTCAAGGAAAGTCTCTCTATCTATTGCTTCCTGAAGAGATTTCTTTTTGCTTTCATAAGTTTGTCTGTGTTTTATCTCTTCTTGAGAGATTTCATTAAGATTTTTTTCATATCCTGCTTTTTCTTCCTTAAATAACTTTATCTTTGATGAGCTACCATAGACTCTTTTATTTGAGTTTTCAATATCATTAATAAGTTTTAGACGTTCAAGTTCTAAATCTTTAATCTTAGATTTTTTTATCTCTCTTTGCATTTCAAAATCTGCTTTTTCTTTATTTAATTTCTTAATCTCATCCTCAAATTTTTCATTTTCAACTTCTAAAACTTTGACATTTTCTTTATAATCTTCAAGTTCTTTTTTTAGATTTTTAAGATAGTTTTCCTTTTCAACTAGAGAATCTTCACGATATTTTTTTCTCTCTTCTCCATCTTTTAATTCTCTTTTATAACCATCGATTCTTTCAGTTATTTTTATTCTTTCTCTCTCTTTTTCATCTATAATTTTTTTTAATTCCTGATTTTTACTTCCAATTTCATCAATATATTTTTTTAGCTCTTTTTTTTCAGTATCAATCTCCTGAAGTCTGATATTGATTTTGTTAAATTCATTTGTGAAATTGTCCAAATCCCCTGAAAGGTCAGTTTTTAATTTATTATTTTTTTCAATTTCACTTTCAAGGTGGATGAAGTCTGATTTATATATTTTTTTTGCTAAAATATCTCTGTCATTTTTCAAAGATAGATATTCCTGAGCTTTACCTGCCTGCTTTTCTATTTTGTCTTTATTTTCCTTTACTTCAGAAAGGATAAGATTTATTTTTTCCAGCTCTATATCAACATTTTCAAGATTTTTAATTGAATCATGTTTTTGACTTTGGAATTTCTTTATTCCAGCAGCCTCTTCAATTATACTTTTTACCTCTTTAGCAGAAGAACCAATTATTCTTTCAACTTTTCCCTGTCCTATTACAGAGTAGGCATTTTTTCCCACACCAGTATCAAGAAAAAGATTCCCAATATCTTTGAGTCTGCTTTTTATATCATTTATATAGTATTCATTTTCTCCAGTTGATAATATTTTTCTTGTAATCTTTATCTCATCATTTTCTATAGGTAAAAAAGAATCACTATTATCTATATAAAGGGATACTTCTGCAGTACTCATAGGTTTTTTATCTTTTCCTCCTGAAAATATTACGTCAGTACTCTCTTTAGCTCTTATTGTCTTGTAAGACTGCTCTCCAAGTACCCATAATACTGCATCTAATATATTTGATTTACCACTTCCATTTGGTCCTACTATTGATGTAAGCCCTCTATTAAATTCAATAAAAACTTTTTCACCAAAAGATTTAAAACCAAATATCTCTATTGCTTTTAAAAACATAATTCTCTCCTAGTACATTTATTCACTAAACTCTTTTATAGCTTTCCAAGTAATAACTTTAACATTTGAATAGTCTGTATTGTTACAGCTTCCACAATCTTTATTACAACCTGAAGAACAGCTGTTGCAATTACTTGTGCAGCTACAACTTTTTTCGCCCTCTCTTTTAGCGTATTCAGAGTAGGGTTCCAGATAACCTTCTTTTAAAAGATTATTATATGAATTTTCTAACTCATCATATGTAATACCCAGATTTTTTACTATTGCAAGTTCACTATATACCCCTGCAGTAAGTAAAAACTTGATAACTTTTATATCTATTTCACTTAAATTTTTTTTCATAAATATATCCTCATTTTTCAGTTATAATTTTAATAAAATTTTAAAAAATCATAAAAAAAGCAATTAAAAAGGATTCTAAAAGAGATAATCCTCGTTCAAATCCTCTATAATCTGTCTTTAAAATTATATCACATATTTTTTTACTATACCATAAAAAACAGATTTTTTAAATTAAATTAACTTGATATTTTTAGATATTCTAGACATAATAGGTAAAAAATAATATAATTATCTTATATTTTGCTTAGGAGGAACAGATGAAAAAAGGAGATTTAGTTTTAGAAAGTATAAGAACTACATATAGAAAAAAGATATGGAGAAAATTTATAAAGGCAGTTAATGATTTTAATCTTGTAGAAGATGGAGACAAGATAGCTGTTGGAGTATCTGGAGGGAAGGACAGTCTTCTTCTATGTAAACTTATTCAGGAACTGAAAAAAGATAGAAGTAAGAACTTTGAAGTTGCTTTTATCTCTATGAATCCAGGATTTGGTTCTATGGATATGGAGAAGTTTAAACAGAATTTAGAGGAACTTGATATTCCTTGTGAAATATTTGATGCAAATGTATGGGAAGTTGCATTTAGAGAGGACCCAGAACGTCCTTGCTTTCTATGTGCAAAGATGAGAAGAGGAGTTCTATATAATAAAGTAGAAGAACTTGGATACAATAAACTGGCATTAGGACACCATTTTGATGATGTTGTTGAAACTACTATGATTAATATGTTTTATGCAGGGACTGTTAAAACAATGATACCAAAAGTTAAATCAACAAGTGGAAAAATGGAGCTTATAAGACCTCTTGTATATGTAAGAGAACAGGATATTATTGCATATACAAAAAGAAATGAAATAGAGGCTATGAGCTGTGGATGCCCAATAGAAGCTGGAAAAGTTGACTCTAAGAGAAAAGAGATAAAGATTTTATTAGAAAATCTTGAGAAAACAAATCCCAATGTAAAACAGAGCATTTTTAATTCTATGAAAAATATAAATCTTGATTATGTAATTGGATATACTAGAGGAAATAAAAAGGATAATGATGAGTAAAATGGAAGATAGAAAAGTACTTGCAAGAATTGAAGGAAAAGGATTTGGAAAGACAATATGGAGTCCTATTGGAAGAGCTATGCATCACTATAATATGATAGAAGATGGGGATAGAATCGCAGTAGGAATATCAGGAGGAAAAGATAGTCTTACTACCTTAAATGCACTTGTCAGAGTAAAAAAGATATCACAGGTTAATTTTGAGATTATACCTATCCATATCCATCCAAATACAGATGAGGAAAGCTATGAAGAGACTAAAAAATATTGTGAGGAACTTGGACTTACTCTTCAGATAGAAAATACAAATTTAAGTGATATGTTATTTGGAGAAAAAGAAGTTAAAAATCCATGCTTTTTATGTGGAAGAATCAGAAGAGGAATTTTATATAGAATGATGAAGGAGCAAAATATTAATAAACTTGCTTTGGGACATCATAAGGATGATATTATCGAGACTTTTTTAATGAATGTATTTTACCAGGGAAATATGAAGATGATGCTTCCAAGCTATATGTCAGAAGAGTATGGAGTAAGGGTAATAAGACCACTTGCATATGTAGAAGAGAAAGATATTATCAGATATGTAAAACGTCAGGAGCTTCCAGTTGTAAAATCAAATTGTCCATATGAGACAAGTGAAAACTCAAAAAGATTAAGAGTAAAAAATCTTATAAAAGAGCTATCTTTAGAAAATAAAGATGTAAGAAGTGTAATATTTAATAGCATCAAACCTATGTTGGAAAAATAAAATTATATCTGTAATTTTATTTTTAAATAAAATATGATATAATACAGTAGTGATTTTAGTGAGTATTTATTAAAGGAGAAATTGATGAATATCCTTATTAGCCAACGTGATGAAAAAGATGCCCAATACCTTGAGATAGCTTTTAAGGAACTTGGACATAGGACCAACTATATTGACACTTTGGACAGTATAGAAAGTCTTGAAAATCTAAGCTCTTATGATTTGGTCATATTAGATACAGTAGTTGGAGATATTTCAGGAATTGAAGTATGTAAACACATTAGAGAATCTGATAAAAATATTGTAATAATTTTCATTTCAGATAACGATGATACTGCTATTAAAATTAAAGCCTTTGATTTAGGAGCAGATGATTATATAACAAGACCTTTTGCTTTTGCAGAACTTGTAGCAAGGGTAAAATCAATTACAAGAAGAAAAAATCCCACTGAAGATGGGGAGAGTATTTTAAAAGTTGGTGATTTAATATTAAATTACCATACCAGAGAGGTAAAAAGAGGAGACAAATTGATAGAATTGACTACTAAGGAGTTTCTTCTTTTAGAATATTTTATGAAAAATAGAAATATTCTTTTAACCAGAACACTTATAAGAGAACATATATGGGGTATTGATTTCTTATCTGATACCAATATTGTAGATGTCTATATAACAAGACTTAGAAATAAGATAGACAAGGGCTACACCAATAAGTTTTTTTACACAATAAGAGGAGCAGGTTATATGCTAAAGGGATGATAAAAAAGGAGAAGAGATGAATTTTTACGAAAAAATGTTAATAAAAGTACTTGAAAAGAGTATGTCAGCACAGGATAGTGAAGTGCTTAGAAAATTAAAATCAGGTATTGATTTAACTGCTAAAGATAAGAAGGAACTTGAGGAGATGATAGATAATCTTTAGTGGCGTACAGGAGGGAAATATGAAATTTATATACGATAGAAAAAAAGTTGCAGTTATATTTCATGACAGAGAATATACCTACAAGGAGATTATAAAAGGGATAAAATATTATTCTACACTATTTAAAATAGCTCCAGATGATAAGGTAGTAGTTACAATGGAGAATAGACCAGAGATGATTTGTTCTATTTTTTCAGTTTGGGAAAATAAAGGGACAACAATTGTATTAGATTCTGGGTATACTCCAGAGCAGTTTGCTTACGCATTTAAGGATTCAGAACCTAAATGTGTATTCACATCAAAAAAAATTGCTGAAGTTATTAAAAAAGGAATAGAACTTAGTGGACTTGATATTCAAATGCTTATTGTAGATGATATAGATGTTCCAGAAGAGTTTGAACCAAATAATTATGAAGTTATAATAGAGGATATGGAAAAAATAGCTCTTATACTATATACTTCAGGAACTACAGGGCAACCAAAAGGAGTTATGTTATCATTTAACAATATTGAATCAAATATCAAAGCTATAAGAGATATTAGACTTGTTGATGAAAATGATAGAGTTTTAGGACTTTTACCATATCATCATATATTACCACTTAACATTACATTGCTTATGCCAATGTACTTTGGTACATTCTTAGTAATTATAGATGAGATTTCATCTGAATCACTTAAAAATGCATTGAAAAATTATGGTATAAGTGTAATTATGGGAGTACCTAGAGTATGGGAACTTCTTCATAAAGCTATAATGACAAAGATTAATAGCAGTTGGGCTGCAAGAAAAATGTTTAACCTTTGTGCAAAAATAAAGAGTAAATCACTTAGTCAGAAGGTATTTAAAAAAGTATCAGATGAGTTAGGTGGAAAGATGAGAGTACTTGCATCTGGAGGAGCAAAATTAAGTCCAGAGATAATGAATGATTTTCAAACTTTAGGTTTGGGAATAATAGAAGGTTACGGTCTTACTGAAACCTCTCCACTTATAGCTTTTAACAGAATGGATGATATTACTATTGGTTCTGTTGGAGAGATAATACCAAATGTAGAGGTA contains the following coding sequences:
- a CDS encoding ATP-binding protein translates to MKKGDLVLESIRTTYRKKIWRKFIKAVNDFNLVEDGDKIAVGVSGGKDSLLLCKLIQELKKDRSKNFEVAFISMNPGFGSMDMEKFKQNLEELDIPCEIFDANVWEVAFREDPERPCFLCAKMRRGVLYNKVEELGYNKLALGHHFDDVVETTMINMFYAGTVKTMIPKVKSTSGKMELIRPLVYVREQDIIAYTKRNEIEAMSCGCPIEAGKVDSKRKEIKILLENLEKTNPNVKQSIFNSMKNINLDYVIGYTRGNKKDNDE
- a CDS encoding ATP-binding protein; this encodes MEDRKVLARIEGKGFGKTIWSPIGRAMHHYNMIEDGDRIAVGISGGKDSLTTLNALVRVKKISQVNFEIIPIHIHPNTDEESYEETKKYCEELGLTLQIENTNLSDMLFGEKEVKNPCFLCGRIRRGILYRMMKEQNINKLALGHHKDDIIETFLMNVFYQGNMKMMLPSYMSEEYGVRVIRPLAYVEEKDIIRYVKRQELPVVKSNCPYETSENSKRLRVKNLIKELSLENKDVRSVIFNSIKPMLEK
- a CDS encoding response regulator transcription factor, which translates into the protein MNILISQRDEKDAQYLEIAFKELGHRTNYIDTLDSIESLENLSSYDLVILDTVVGDISGIEVCKHIRESDKNIVIIFISDNDDTAIKIKAFDLGADDYITRPFAFAELVARVKSITRRKNPTEDGESILKVGDLILNYHTREVKRGDKLIELTTKEFLLLEYFMKNRNILLTRTLIREHIWGIDFLSDTNIVDVYITRLRNKIDKGYTNKFFYTIRGAGYMLKG